The following are encoded together in the Thunnus maccoyii chromosome 18, fThuMac1.1, whole genome shotgun sequence genome:
- the LOC121884903 gene encoding interferon-induced very large GTPase 1-like isoform X2, which produces MEAEDKDNTAAGGEPEVKSVTSVANDKACTAVEGLEESAAVTKFGPVNEPSEAEHSDSNNEGTTIEESEITFEAPTTSDTKGFDHSAEEVDDVKEVHNESSSDISEPTAGESESVARGIKELTPELTLVLVGDTNSIEIGSKNILFDHDEQTNVEQFSSKLYDFCGRYISVINMLGLQNIDKFPLNRGVHAFLLLLTNGLHNSQYSSGVQWLEKAFGKESLAYLMTVVTHKSDEKCESAVTDLKVYNSFTEKTYHTCKNSMMDENEIIALLKKIDVMVSENDPHCYSGLVCDDNKEQKDLLDHKSNKEERIDSSVSQQNQTDELEKNTSEIKLKCDPANEPGDVEHSETNDESTTSGGEPDVKPVITFATNEKGILHTDVDGNKDEKSEKIFEEINRKEQYQQESETLLSRLHLQEKYHQKLTPADFLRISRPVKQHHDLSEKDLANNFLQRLMMLDYRARYIPVKQDSPEVSHLKPVPQNSETDNDDFDALFTAKIDSDQTKQSHVHPMDVQMAVFHCSDSSLKQNMITKLSQCQYALPLLVPDPVTMDVECPLWTFRQIRKSWKITQTKDDSNTVTMKSMPICKAETPMVSFFRLGTLSLSKSQLMNTLINDRHSTFFHRNCPGSTKSRHLLDGVAEVAWYCPAGKPNDAFSDCIAFCNLHGDALMIEKQRKILMEKSSVNVVLLPTLEKSDQSWTVISALLKSPKPLICLIVDNDCGAAEMKEGKYKMGLKDRSWSDVSEELRGIIGKILSGPHTFFQLETMAEVSGIRVDEDDTVCQEGKCAAMKIVNLLEEMDVSKIKDEYLPCQGQLWHDWCKINKEQYHLKGNIEKEKCKKQQELERIRQEQRAASCSELMKLFTESLSSLPSEEREYFLKWIQILLDALSTDDLSSILQKYDEKWSEVLDLKKKHDKSDQLISKQTELEKISAKLQSATFGLEHIFREIGQIYEAHKSLQEQTKMEETDWSKYPELAAELMISGHPMELMDGDAGHVPLTWISSLLDEVIKKLGDQRVFVLSVLGVQSSGKSTMLNAMFGLQFAVSAGRCTKGAFMQLVKVSEEMKKDFQFDYVLVVDTEGLRALELAGNATLHHDNELATFVVGLGNMTLINIFGENPAEIQDVLQIVVQAFMRMKRVKLSPSCVFVHQNVTDIAAAEKNMDGKRRLQEKLDQMTKLAAKEEVCDAECFNDVIAFDVQKDVKYFAQLWEGSPPMAPPNPGYSESIQDLKNIILSKASQSKGTTLSQFKSNIKDLWNALLKENFVFSFKNTLEIAVYRKLEVQYGNWTWALRSNMLTIENQLYNRIENGKLDKVDLGYLFKEMSETYEEIKKDMKVYFDDDRDKEMLVQWRGRFETKIKEFHDDQVRGVKRKLDEVIQQKNACKKLDDKKTEFEKMLLQKSKELAHELKDKAKDEEELEKQFDSVWSGWITELTGDTKPIEDINLEQEQMSILQELGIEWSLIDDSKSCESYKDISMIGDYFDYVTLNKHQELCNKSQQSEDSRRENRNTKGQGILTTTWVSVKKLFGFRSIRQKEALKPRGDFPYEEQVLIRSLIEDVEQQSLHAIKSKPVATRGYSPTYLQEVAKNVKEKVTEFESNRKYALKKEFTIDLLLYVFDMAGNWISESHNKFKMNNDAVTFVKSKKIQYYNIFKSFCKGNSSAVVLGEMICEKLKVSTVEAVCNKTAIDLAGEMRCSVPAFNGNRLNLEKYVLKSLAEKEDFDSYINYIRHPRNRAENFIGKEVKKYIFRKHKDKALNILKKNVDDINKLVSQALFTATEKVKAQRGDTDMWLKKFSSLLNDELTFNTICAQNFSDINKFDFLKEEIEKGLASIIDEMSSVSLGKMKEFRLKPDQILIDQLCNCCWVTCPFCAAVCTNTLENHSPDDHSVPFHRPSAINGLHYRGTVEMCINFCTTEVASDHSFYPHRDSEKTIPFKLYRTGGPKYANWRITADESKLTYWKWFVCRFQKQLEDHYNLKFQGFGEIPKEWRRHSKKEAIKSLDEMCE; this is translated from the exons ATGGAGGCAGAGGACAAAGACAacacagcagctggaggagagcCTGAAGTCAAGTCTGTAACTTCTGTGGCAAATGACAAAG CCTGCACTGCAGTTGAGGGGTTAGAGGAGAGTGCAGCTGTAACCAAG TTTGGTCCAGTGAATGAACCCAGTGAAGCTGAACACTCAGACAGCAACAATGAAGGAACAACAATAGAAGAGtctgaaatcacatttgaagCACCAACTACATCAGATACGAAAG GTTTTGACCATTCAGCAGAGGAGGTTGATGATGTTAAAGAGGTCCACAATGAAAGCAGCAGTGACATTAGTGAGCCGACTGCAGGGGAGAGCGAGAGTGTTGCAAGAGGAATCAAAGAAT tgacaCCTGAGCTCACACTTGTGTTAGTTGGTGACACAAATTCCATTGAGATTGGAtcaaaaaacatcttatttgACCATGACGAGCAAACAAATGTTGAACAGTTTTCGTCCAAACTGTATGATTTTTGTGGTCGGTACATATCTGTCATTAACATGCTTGGTCTTCAAAACATTGACAAATTCCCATTAAACAGGGGAGTCCATGCCTTTCTCTTACTGTTAACAAACGGTCTGCATAACAGCCAGTACAGTTCAGGAGTGCAGTGGTTAGAAAAAGCTTTTGGGAAAGAGTCACTTGCTTATTTAATGACAGTTGTGACTCATAAGTcagatgaaaaatgtgaaagtgcAGTGACAGACCTGAAAGTCTATAACAGTTTCACTGAAAAAACGTACcacacatgtaaaaacagtATGATGGATGAAAATGAGATAATAgcattattgaaaaaaatagaTGTCATGGTCTCTGAAAATGATCCACACTGCTACAGTGGACTGGTGTGTGATGACAATAAAGAACAGAAAGACCTGCTGGACCACAAATCCAACAAAGAAGAAAGGATTGATTCCTCTGTGTCTCAGCAAAATCAAACAG ATGAGTTGGAGAAGAATACATCTGAAATCAAGCTGAAG TGTGATCCAGCAAATGAACCAGGTGACGTTGAACACTCAGAGACGAACGATGAAAGCACAACATCAGGTGGGGAGCCCGACGTCAAGCCTGTGATAACATTTGCGACAAATGAGAAAG GTATCTTACATACGGATGTGGATGGAAACAAGGATGAG AAGTCAGAAAAGATTTTTGAAGAGATCAACAGGAAGGAGCAATATCAACAAGAAAGTGAAACACTGCTCAGCAGACTTCACCTTCAAGAAAAATATCATCAGAAATTGACACCAGCAGATTTTCTTAGAATAAGTCGACCTGTAAAACAGCACCATGACCTGTCTGAAAAAGATCTAGCTAACAATTTTCTTCAGAGGCTGATGATGTTAGATTACAGAGCCAGATATATTCCTGTAAAACAAGACAGTCCTGAGGTGAGCCACTTGAAGCCTGTTCCACAGAACTCAGAAACAGACAATGACGACTTTGATGCTCTATTTACTGCCAAAATAGACTCGGATCAGACAAAACAGTCTCATGTGCATCCAATGGATGTTCAAATGGCAGTATTTCACTGCTCAGACAGCTCTCTTAAGCAGAACATGATTACAAAGCTATCACAGTGTCAGTACGCCTTACCTTTGCTTGTTCCTGACCCAGTCACAATGGATGTTGAGTGTCCTCTGTGGACATTCAGACAAATAAGGAAAAGCTGGAAGATAACTCAAACCAAAGATGATTCAAACACTGTCACCATGAAGAGTATGCCCATCTGCAAAGCTGAGACACCCATGGTGTCATTTTTCCGTCTTGGTACGCTATCACTGTCTAAATCTCAGCTGATGAACACTTTGATCAACGACCGTCACAGCACCTTCTTCCATAGAAACTGTCCAGGAAGCACCAAATCTCGCCATTTGTTGGACGGTGTGGCAGAGGTCGCATGGTACTGCCCTGCTGGAAAACCCAATGATGCCTTCAGTGACTGCATTGCCTTCTGTAATCTTCATGGTGATGCTCTGATGATTGAAAAACAGCGAAAAATACTGATGGAAAAATCTTCGGTCAATGTTGTTCTGTTACCAACTCTGGAGAAAAGTGACCAAAGTTGGACAGTTATCTCAGCCCTTCTCAAGTCTCCAAAACCTCTCATTTGTCTCATTGTTGATAATGATTGTGGTGCAGCTGAGATGAAAGAGGGAAAATACAAAATGGGTCTGAAAGACAGAAGCTGGTCAGATGTTTCTGAAGAACTGAGAGGAATCATTGGAAAAATCTTGTCTGGACCACATACATTCTTCCAGCTAGAAACCATGGCTGAGGTCTCTGGAATCAGAGTGGATGAAGATGACACAGTCTGCCAAGAAGGAAAATGTGCTGCTATGAAAATAGTGAATTTACTTGAAGAGATGGATGTTTCAAAGATCAAAGATGAATATCTGCCTTGTCAAGGCCAACTGTGGCATGACTGgtgcaaaataaacaaagaacaGTATCACCTCAAAGGGAACATTGAGAAggagaaatgtaaaaaacaacaggaacTGGAGAGAATACGTCAAGAACAACGTGCTGCTTCATGTAGTGAACTGATGAAGTTGTTCACTGAAAGCCTTTCGTCTCTGCcatcagaggagagagagtaTTTCCTGAAATGGATTCAGATCTTACTAGATGCACTTTCAACAGATGATCTGTCTTCAATTCTccaaaaatatgatgaaaaatggTCTGAAGTCTTGGATTTGAAGAAGAAACATGACAAATCTGATCAGCTAATAAGCAAGCAAACTGAGCTTGAGAAAATATCAGCAAAACTGCAGTCAGCTACTTTTGGCTTAGAGCACATCTTTAGAGAAATTGGACAGATCTATGAAGCCCATAAATCTCTGCAGGAACAAACAAAGATGGAAGAAACTGACTGGTCTAAATACCCTGAGCTGGCTGCAGAGCTGATGATATCAGGACACCCAATGGAGCTGATGGATGGTGATGCAGGTCATGTGCCTTTAACATGGATCTCTAGTCTTTTAGATGAAGTCATCAAGAAACTGGGAGATCagagagtttttgttttgtcagttttgggtGTACAAAGCAGTGGAAAATCAACCATGCTCAATGCCATGTTTGGATTACAGTTTGCAGTAAGTGCTGGCAGGTGCACCAAGGGTGCCTTCATGCAGCTGGTCAAAGTgtcagaggagatgaagaaagaCTTTCAGTTTGACTATGTTCTAGTGGTGGACACTGAAGGACTGCGTGCTCTTGAGTTGGCAGGTAACGCCACTCTTCACCACGACAATGAACTGGCGACATTTGTCGTTGGTCTGGGAAACATGACATTGATCAACATCTTTGGAGAGAATCCAGCTGAAATACAAGATGTCCTGCAGATTGTTGTTCAGGCTTTCATGAGGATGAAGAGAGTTAAACTTTCTCcaagttgtgtgtttgttcaccAGAATGTTACAGATAttgcagctgcagagaaaaacatgGATGGAAAGAGACGACTGCAAGAAAAATTGGACCAGATGACTAAACTAGCTGCCAAAGAGGAGGTTTGTGATGCTGAGTGCTTCAATGATGTCATCGCATttgatgtgcaaaaagatgtgAAATACTTTGCCCAACTGTGGGAGGGAAGTCCACCAATGGCTCCTCCAAATCCAGGTTATAGTGAGAGCATCCAGGATTTAAAGAACATCATCCTCTCTAAAGCTTCACAGTCTAAAGGGACAACTCTTTCACAGTTCAAAAGCAACATAAAGGACCTGTGGAATGCTCTTCTGAAAGAAAACTTTGTTTTCAGCttcaaaaacacacttgaaatTGCAGTGTACAGAAAACTTGAGGTCCAGTATGGGAACTGGACCTGGGCCCTGAGGAGCAACATGTTGACTATTGAGAACCAGCTTTATAACAGAATTGAAAATGGAAAACTTGACAAAGTTGACCTTGGttatctttttaaagaaatgagtGAAACATATGAAGAAATCAAAAAAGATATGAAAGTGTACTTTGATgatgacagagacaaagaaatgttGGTTCAGTGGCGAGGCCGATTTGAAACCAAAATCAAAGAGTTCCATGATGATCAGGTGAGAGGAGTTAAAAGAAAACTGGATGAGGTCATCCAGCAGAAGAATGCCTGTAAAAAGCTAGATGACAAGAAGACAGAGTTTGAAAAGATGCTGCTACAAAAGAGCAAAGAACTCGCTCATGAGTTAAAAGACAAGGCCAAAGATGAAGAGGAACTTGAAAAACAGTTTGACTCTGTTTGGAGTGGCTGGATTACTGAATTAACTGGAGACACTAAACCTATTGAGGACATCAACCTGGAACAAGAACAAATGTCCATCCTGCAGGAGCTTGGTATTGAATGGTCTCTTATCGATGATTCAAAGAGTTGTGAGAGCTACAAAGACATATCAATGATTGGGGATTATTTTGACTATGTTACCCTGAACAAGCACCAAGAGCTCTGCAACAAAAGCCAACAATCCGAAGACAGTAGGAGGGAAAACAGGAACACAAAAGGGCAAGGAATATTGACAACTACCTGGGTGTctgttaaaaaattatttggATTTCGGTCAATACGACAAAAAGAAGCACTTAAACCAAGAGGAGATTTTCCATATGAAGAACAAGTGCTGATCAGATCCCTCATTGAAGATGTTGAACAACAGTCCCTTCATGCAATTAAGAGCAAACCTGTAGCTACAAGAGGCTACAGTCCAACTTACTTGCAAGAGGTggccaaaaatgtcaaagaaaaagtGACGGAATTTGAATCAAACAGGAAATATGCCCTAAAGAAGGAGTTTACAATTGATctcttactgtatgtgtttgacaTGGCAGGGAATTGGATTTCAGAGTCCCACAACAAATTCAAAATGAACAATGATGCTGTAACttttgtgaaaagcaaaaaaatacaatattacaACATCTTCAAAAGCTTCTGCAAAGGAAACTCATCTGCTGTTGTGCTTGGAGAAATGATCTGTGAAAAACTGAAGGTTTCCACTGTTGAAGCTGTCTGTAACAAGACCGCCATTGACCTCGCTGGAGAGATGAGGTGCAGTGTCCCAGCATTCAATGGGAACAGGTTAAACTTGGAGAAATATGTGTTGAAGTCACTGGCAGAGAAAGAAGACTTTGATAGTTACATCAACTACATCCGACATCCAAGGAACCGAGCAGAAAATTTCATAGGAAAGGAAGTAAAGAAATACAtcttcagaaaacacaaagataaagCACTGAATATACTCAAGAAAAATGTTGACGACATCAATAAACTTGTGAGTCAAGCTTTGTTCACTGCAACAGAGAAAGTCAAAGCTCagagaggagacacagacaTGTGGCTGAAGAAATTTTCCAGTTTGCTTAATGATGAGCTAACATTCAACACCATTTGTGCTCAAAATTTCAGTGACATAAACAAATTTGACTTTCTTAAAGAAGAGATAGAGAAAGGACTTGCATCCATCATTGACGAGATGAGCAGCGTCTCATTGGGTAAGATGAAAGAATTCAGGCTGAAGCCAGATCAAATCCTCATCGATCAGCTGTGTAACTGCTGCTGGGTAACGTGTCCATTCTGTGCAGCTGTTTGTACCAACACCCTGGAAAATCACAGTCCTGACGATCACAGCGTGCCTTTCCATCGACCCTCTGCAATCAATGGATTGCACTATAGAGGCACAGTGGAGATGTGCATCAATTTCTGCACAACAGAAGTTGCAAGTGATCACAGTTTTTACCCTCATCGTGATTCAGAAAAGACCATTCCCTTTAAACTGTACCGAACTGGTGGCCCAAAATATGCTAACTGGAGAATTACCGCTGATGAGTCTAAGCTGACATATTGGAAATGGTTTGTATGTCGATTTCAAAAGCAGCTGGAAGACCACTATAACTTAAAATTCCAGGGCTTTGGTGAAATTCCCAAAGAGTGGAGAAGGCACTCTAAAAAAGAAGCTATTAAAAGTCTGGATGAAATGTGTGAGTGA